A window from Mycobacterium botniense encodes these proteins:
- the nuoN gene encoding NADH-quinone oxidoreductase subunit NuoN: MSMPTPSVEYASLSPTLIVFGAAVLGVLAEAFLPRRSRYPAQVTLALGGLAAAFAAVVTLGTKIRGAGHTAVLGAMAVDRVTLFLQGTVVLVAIMAVMFFAQRRIGTPGPGAATATAGTVSTGPGRPIMPRFPGLDSFTPQASAAPGSQAEQQAIRAGVAQTELFPLTMLAVGGMLVFPAANDLVTMFVALEVLSLPLYLLCGLARHRRLLSQEAALKYFLLGAFSSAFFLYGVALLYGVTGTLTLSGIREALAAHGASSMALVGVALLAVGLLFKVGAAPFHSWIPDVYQGAPTPVTGFMAAATKVAAFGALLRVVYVALPPLHDQWRPVLWGISILTMAVGTVTAINQSDVKRMLAYSSVAHVGFILTGVIADIPAGVSATMFYLLAYSFSTVGAFAVAGLVRGADGREDADMAHWGGLGRRSPIVGVMFSMFLLAFAGIPLTSGFVSKFAVFTAAIEGGAAPLVIVGVVASGVAAYFYVRVIVLMFFTDPSANTPHIAVPGVMSKAAIAVCAAVTVLLGIIPQPVLDLADHAAQLVH, from the coding sequence TCCTGCCCCGGCGTTCCCGCTACCCTGCCCAGGTGACGCTGGCTCTCGGCGGGCTGGCCGCCGCGTTCGCCGCGGTGGTCACGCTCGGCACCAAGATCCGCGGAGCCGGTCACACGGCAGTTCTCGGCGCGATGGCCGTGGACCGCGTCACGCTATTTCTGCAAGGCACCGTGGTACTGGTCGCGATCATGGCCGTCATGTTCTTCGCTCAACGTCGTATCGGCACGCCGGGCCCGGGCGCAGCCACCGCGACCGCCGGGACGGTCAGCACCGGCCCGGGCCGCCCAATCATGCCGCGGTTTCCCGGTTTGGACTCCTTTACACCGCAGGCGTCCGCGGCACCCGGCAGCCAAGCCGAACAGCAGGCGATCCGGGCGGGCGTGGCCCAGACCGAGCTGTTTCCACTGACGATGCTGGCCGTCGGTGGGATGCTGGTGTTCCCGGCCGCCAACGACCTTGTGACGATGTTCGTGGCGCTGGAAGTCCTGTCGCTGCCGCTGTACCTTTTGTGCGGGCTCGCGCGTCACCGCCGGCTGCTGTCCCAAGAAGCGGCGCTGAAGTATTTCCTGCTGGGCGCATTCTCGTCAGCGTTCTTCCTCTACGGGGTCGCACTGCTCTACGGGGTGACCGGCACGCTGACCCTGTCCGGCATTCGCGAGGCGCTGGCCGCACACGGGGCCAGCTCGATGGCGCTGGTCGGCGTGGCGCTGCTCGCGGTCGGCCTGCTGTTCAAAGTCGGTGCGGCGCCGTTCCATTCGTGGATTCCCGATGTCTACCAGGGTGCGCCGACTCCGGTCACCGGCTTCATGGCGGCGGCCACCAAGGTTGCGGCGTTCGGCGCGCTGCTGCGGGTGGTCTACGTCGCGTTGCCCCCGCTGCATGATCAGTGGCGGCCGGTGTTGTGGGGGATCTCGATCCTGACCATGGCGGTCGGCACCGTCACCGCGATCAACCAAAGCGATGTCAAACGGATGCTGGCGTATTCGTCGGTGGCGCATGTCGGCTTCATCCTCACCGGCGTGATCGCCGACATTCCGGCCGGCGTGTCCGCGACGATGTTCTACTTGCTCGCCTACAGCTTCAGTACCGTGGGCGCGTTCGCCGTCGCGGGCCTGGTCCGCGGCGCAGATGGTCGAGAGGACGCCGACATGGCGCACTGGGGCGGGCTGGGGCGGCGCTCACCCATTGTGGGCGTGATGTTTTCGATGTTTCTGTTGGCTTTCGCCGGCATCCCTCTGACCAGCGGGTTCGTCAGCAAATTCGCGGTGTTCACAGCGGCCATCGAGGGCGGGGCGGCGCCGTTGGTGATCGTCGGGGTGGTGGCCAGCGGTGTGGCAGCGTACTTCTACGTGCGAGTGATCGTGCTGATGTTCTTCACGGACCCCTCCGCCAACACCCCGCACATCGCGGTGCCCGGCGTGATGAGCAAGGCCGCCATCGCGGTCTGCGCCGCCGTCACCGTCCTCTTGGGGATCATCCCGCAGCCGGTACTCGATCTGGCCGACCACGCCGCACAGCTGGTGCACTGA
- a CDS encoding amidohydrolase family protein, protein MTRTIALEEHFWTPELAAPAGTGVLNIPGWGRRLGDRLADLGQLRLADMNSAGIDMQVISHTTPAAQGLPPAESVIRAREANDRLAAAVRAHPDRFAGFATLPTADPAAAADELERAITELGFVGAMINSTLGSNGVFLDDARFEPLLERAEHLDVPIYLHPSFPPASVADVFYQGLPQLTAMAIATGAWGWHAEAGLHALRLAVTGVFERHPRLRLILGHCGEMIPFMLGRIDTLLRPELTGLKPPSEYLLRHVWITTSGMFSLAPLRCALEVFGVDRVLFSVDYPYSDNTSGRALLDQLDKLPLSAEERGKIAGGNAGRLLNL, encoded by the coding sequence ATGACACGGACCATCGCGTTGGAGGAGCACTTCTGGACACCCGAATTAGCCGCGCCGGCGGGGACGGGGGTTCTCAACATCCCGGGGTGGGGCCGGCGGCTTGGTGACCGATTGGCCGATCTCGGGCAATTACGGTTGGCGGACATGAACTCCGCCGGGATCGATATGCAGGTAATTTCCCATACCACACCGGCGGCTCAGGGTTTGCCGCCTGCGGAATCGGTGATCCGTGCCCGCGAGGCCAATGACCGGCTGGCCGCAGCGGTGCGCGCCCACCCGGACCGGTTCGCCGGCTTTGCCACCCTGCCGACCGCCGATCCGGCTGCAGCCGCGGATGAGCTGGAGCGTGCGATCACCGAACTGGGGTTCGTCGGCGCCATGATCAACAGCACCCTGGGCAGCAACGGGGTCTTTCTCGACGACGCGCGCTTCGAGCCGCTTCTGGAGCGCGCAGAACACCTCGACGTGCCGATCTACCTCCACCCCTCGTTTCCCCCGGCCAGCGTCGCCGACGTGTTCTACCAAGGGTTGCCGCAGCTCACCGCGATGGCCATTGCCACCGGCGCCTGGGGCTGGCACGCGGAGGCCGGTCTGCATGCGCTGCGGCTGGCGGTGACCGGTGTGTTCGAGCGTCATCCCCGGCTTCGGCTCATCCTGGGCCATTGCGGCGAAATGATCCCGTTCATGCTGGGGCGCATCGACACCCTGCTGCGCCCGGAGTTGACGGGCCTGAAACCACCGTCGGAGTACTTGCTGCGACACGTGTGGATCACCACCAGCGGAATGTTCAGCCTCGCACCCCTGCGCTGCGCCCTGGAGGTGTTCGGTGTCGATCGGGTGCTGTTCAGCGTTGACTACCCCTACAGCGACAACACTTCTGGCCGCGCCCTTTTGGACCAGCTCGACAAGCTGCCGCTCAGCGCCGAAGAGCGGGGCAAAATCGCCGGAGGGAATGCCGGGCGGCTACTGAATCTGTAG
- a CDS encoding three-helix bundle dimerization domain-containing protein, which produces MPQEEGVLIEALERRLAQRYATLPRKQIAVAIQHAYARFDGARVRDFVPLLVERRAEEELTSLSTPHGDESMG; this is translated from the coding sequence ATGCCTCAAGAAGAGGGGGTGTTGATCGAGGCGCTCGAGCGGCGGCTTGCCCAGCGGTATGCGACGTTGCCACGTAAGCAGATTGCGGTGGCTATTCAACATGCCTATGCCCGGTTCGATGGCGCTCGTGTGCGGGACTTCGTCCCGTTGTTGGTCGAGCGTCGGGCTGAGGAGGAGCTGACGAGTCTCAGCACACCGCACGGCGACGAGAGTATGGGCTAG
- a CDS encoding DUF58 domain-containing protein yields MTETRHTDVELRWRASPLAGAIATCAAAALAAAVIGQRWQLVAFAAPLLGVLCSASWQRPVPAIRVHAQPGSQRCFEAEQVRVNVWAVTQHDAAALDLAVSAVAGMRLKTCDATSPGRQTVAAVADRWGRYPIRARVEVLARGGLLAAAGAVDAAEVIVFPLAAPQLTPIPRTELLDRLGTHLTRHIGPGVEYADIRAYVPGDQLRTVNWPVSARRAKLHVTQRLSDRAADVVVLIDTYAQAPGPATRATERIARGAAQVVQTALRSGDRAGIVALGGRRPRWLGADIGQRQFYRVLDTVIGAGDVFETTTGTLAPRAAVPPGAIVVAFSTLLETEFALALIDLRKRGHVVVAVDVLDRSPFEEQQDPLVERMWELQRSAMYRDMATVGVDVVAWREDRALDESMRLVPDRRRQVPRAVTR; encoded by the coding sequence GTGACCGAGACTCGCCACACCGACGTCGAATTACGCTGGCGTGCATCGCCACTGGCCGGTGCGATCGCCACCTGCGCTGCCGCGGCACTGGCGGCTGCCGTGATCGGGCAGCGGTGGCAGCTGGTCGCGTTCGCGGCGCCGCTGCTCGGCGTGCTGTGCTCGGCCAGCTGGCAGCGGCCGGTGCCGGCGATCCGGGTTCACGCACAGCCCGGTTCGCAGCGCTGTTTTGAGGCCGAGCAAGTCCGCGTGAACGTGTGGGCGGTGACGCAACATGACGCCGCGGCACTGGACCTCGCGGTGTCGGCGGTCGCGGGAATGCGACTAAAGACCTGCGATGCCACATCGCCGGGACGGCAGACGGTCGCCGCAGTCGCCGACCGGTGGGGGCGCTATCCCATCCGGGCCAGGGTCGAGGTGCTGGCGCGGGGTGGGCTGCTGGCGGCGGCGGGGGCGGTGGACGCCGCCGAGGTCATCGTGTTTCCGTTGGCTGCCCCGCAGCTGACGCCGATTCCGCGGACCGAGTTGCTCGATCGCCTGGGCACCCATCTCACCCGACACATCGGGCCCGGTGTGGAGTACGCCGACATCCGTGCCTACGTGCCCGGCGATCAACTGCGCACCGTCAACTGGCCGGTGAGTGCGCGACGGGCGAAGTTGCATGTGACACAACGGTTAAGCGACCGCGCCGCCGACGTGGTGGTGCTGATCGACACCTATGCCCAGGCCCCCGGTCCGGCCACGCGGGCCACTGAGCGGATCGCCCGCGGTGCTGCCCAAGTCGTGCAAACTGCGCTGCGCAGCGGCGATCGCGCTGGCATTGTGGCGCTCGGCGGACGCCGCCCGCGCTGGCTCGGCGCCGACATCGGCCAGCGGCAGTTCTACCGGGTGCTCGATACCGTGATCGGCGCCGGCGACGTCTTCGAAACGACCACTGGGACACTGGCGCCGCGCGCCGCCGTCCCCCCGGGGGCGATCGTCGTCGCGTTCTCCACTTTGCTGGAGACCGAATTCGCGCTGGCGCTGATCGACTTGCGCAAACGCGGCCACGTCGTGGTCGCCGTCGATGTCCTCGACCGTTCCCCGTTCGAGGAACAGCAAGACCCCCTCGTCGAGCGGATGTGGGAGCTGCAGCGCTCGGCGATGTATCGCGATATGGCGACGGTGGGCGTCGACGTGGTGGCCTGGCGAGAGGATCGCGCGTTGGATGAGTCGATGCGTCTGGTGCCCGATCGTCGCCGTCAGGTGCCCCGGGCGGTGACGAGATGA
- a CDS encoding AAA family ATPase has product MTMPAAATTAHCEAVLDEIERVVVGKRFALTLILTAVLARGHVLIEDLPGLGKTLIARSFAAALGLGFTRVQFTPDLLPADLLGSTVYDMQSGRFEFRPGPIFTNLLLADEINRTPPKTQAALLEAMAEGQVSIDGETHRLPTPFVVLATDNPIEYEGTYPLPEAQLDRFAIRLELRYLSERDEASMLRRRLERGSAEPTVNQVVDADELLAMRESVEQVSVHEDVLRYVVSLANATRHHPQVAVGASPRAELDLVQLARARALLLGRDFVIPEDVKALATPAMAHRITLRPEMWVRKIQSADVVEELLRRVPVPRARGGTDSV; this is encoded by the coding sequence ATGACGATGCCAGCCGCGGCGACGACCGCACACTGCGAAGCGGTGCTCGATGAGATCGAACGTGTGGTAGTCGGTAAACGATTCGCCCTTACGCTCATTCTCACCGCGGTGCTCGCGCGCGGCCATGTACTCATCGAGGACCTTCCCGGCCTTGGCAAGACGCTGATCGCGCGGTCCTTCGCGGCCGCGCTGGGACTTGGGTTCACCCGTGTGCAATTCACCCCGGATCTGTTGCCCGCGGACCTGCTCGGCTCGACCGTCTACGACATGCAGTCGGGCCGCTTCGAGTTCCGTCCCGGGCCGATCTTCACCAATCTGCTGCTGGCCGACGAGATCAACCGCACGCCGCCCAAGACCCAGGCGGCGCTGCTGGAGGCGATGGCCGAGGGCCAGGTAAGTATCGACGGCGAAACCCACAGATTGCCAACGCCGTTCGTCGTTCTGGCGACGGACAACCCGATCGAGTACGAAGGTACCTATCCGTTGCCCGAAGCGCAGCTGGATCGGTTCGCGATCCGGCTCGAACTGCGCTATCTCTCCGAGCGCGACGAGGCGTCGATGTTGCGCCGCCGCCTGGAACGAGGCTCGGCGGAACCCACAGTCAACCAAGTGGTGGATGCCGATGAACTGCTGGCCATGCGCGAATCGGTCGAGCAGGTGAGTGTACACGAGGATGTCTTGCGCTATGTGGTGTCGCTGGCCAACGCCACTCGCCACCATCCGCAGGTCGCGGTCGGCGCCAGCCCGCGCGCAGAACTCGACCTGGTTCAGCTCGCCCGGGCTCGTGCGTTACTGCTCGGCCGGGATTTTGTCATTCCCGAAGACGTCAAGGCTCTGGCCACACCGGCTATGGCGCATCGAATCACGTTGCGGCCGGAGATGTGGGTGCGAAAGATCCAGAGTGCCGATGTGGTGGAGGAACTGTTGCGGCGGGTGCCGGTTCCCCGGGCCCGCGGGGGGACCGATTCCGTGTGA
- a CDS encoding DUF4129 domain-containing protein, whose translation MPGIDKPTGRVVAVIVLLILGAAALHGYLPVSTRIPPRQTAHSAALAFVIALLAGALAIVAISIVARLRDPRSVPPGTAGLSVMLGSPGGRPSWRILLIGLGILVGWLVIVLLLTRSVALHGIAQSAQAPGATAPAPVNTSGTPSPSPTHNQHRTDGDVIGYLGASTVIFLLLLVGATVTAAYQRRQQQRGDTGAGDGHGELVVPPAARSETLLRAAELGLAEIGNLGREPREAIIACYAAMERELAKVPETVPQDFDTPTEVLARAVEHHALHAGNAAQLVSLFEEARFSAHVMSESHRELAVRVLRLVLAELRGVT comes from the coding sequence ATGCCCGGTATTGACAAGCCGACAGGGCGCGTAGTCGCCGTGATCGTGCTTTTGATCCTTGGTGCTGCCGCCTTGCACGGATATCTCCCGGTGAGCACGCGCATCCCGCCCAGACAAACCGCGCATTCTGCGGCGCTGGCGTTCGTTATCGCGCTGCTCGCCGGGGCGTTGGCGATCGTGGCGATTTCGATCGTCGCCCGATTGCGGGATCCGCGGTCCGTGCCCCCCGGCACCGCAGGGTTGTCGGTGATGTTGGGGAGTCCCGGCGGGCGACCGAGTTGGCGGATACTGCTGATCGGGCTCGGGATACTGGTGGGCTGGTTGGTGATTGTGCTGCTGTTGACCCGCTCGGTCGCGCTGCACGGCATTGCCCAGTCGGCCCAGGCGCCGGGCGCGACTGCCCCGGCACCGGTCAATACCTCGGGCACCCCGTCTCCGTCGCCGACACACAATCAGCACCGCACCGACGGTGATGTGATCGGGTATCTCGGCGCGAGCACAGTAATCTTTCTCCTACTGCTGGTCGGGGCAACCGTTACCGCCGCTTACCAGCGGCGACAGCAGCAGCGCGGCGACACCGGTGCTGGTGATGGTCACGGCGAACTGGTTGTGCCCCCGGCCGCGCGTTCGGAAACGCTGCTGCGAGCGGCCGAACTCGGATTGGCCGAGATCGGGAACCTCGGCCGCGAACCGCGGGAGGCGATCATCGCGTGCTATGCGGCGATGGAACGCGAACTCGCGAAAGTTCCGGAAACTGTTCCACAGGACTTCGACACCCCGACCGAGGTGCTGGCCCGAGCCGTCGAACACCATGCGCTGCATGCGGGTAACGCAGCTCAGCTGGTGAGCCTGTTCGAGGAGGCGCGGTTCAGTGCGCATGTGATGAGCGAAAGCCACCGGGAACTCGCCGTCCGGGTGCTGCGGCTGGTGCTCGCCGAACTGCGGGGCGTGACATGA